The Vespa velutina chromosome 4, iVesVel2.1, whole genome shotgun sequence genome has a window encoding:
- the LOC124948988 gene encoding DIS3-like exonuclease 2 isoform X2, with the protein MSSKLESVTKTKRERQRNRHCKKKINEEKYENIEPILSDFFKLSIQNETKRLKRKKNFIKFIQDNSTKKFPQNVTKSCISVADEQNRARKMNKKNINIKSNVYPSLQKESEKLFIEKVKPQPRKRHITPSEKEINDKIKQEKDTLIPIKCNMLSQNGKASSSNLCEQKQESIKKLQKFVKPIKLEDKFQKFIPITEMKKLLKSQDPTNLKYVEGSLRINSTFGTHAYINMPNGENDLLIIGPCDRNRAFDGDLVVARINEEEKWHKGTNEQKQKTGTIVCILERIHPRKAVGILKQSDSIVLLQPRDIRMPMIKIHLNTLPEIYNTKPSLFKEILFLVKITAWKKPSYAIGKIEHILGTAGDMEVELNAILLENDINIEPFNKELLKELPSAENILTSMDINEREDWRNVCIFTIDPATAVDLDDAVSCTVLKNGNYEVGVHISDVTHYLKYSSPLDMEVAKRATTVYLVNQVYHMMPQELCKLCSLLPGQNKLTFSVIWEITPDAQIVKHHFAKTIINSCCQMTYKQAQNIIDNPEYPNIDDTLDIKGNFTLSQICEVIKNLYNLSEQMRIRRYANGALKIDQPKLHISFNETSGLPTSYDILENIDSNRLIEEFMLLANITVATHLYKTMPEYALLRSHSYPSERFLTLTRNLLQRIAKNCNWRKYYAKRAEEQVRELYFTCLINIIGSMTVIGIVLDVKQYYIEAILCDTGIKVKVELKEIKNRTIIEYKIEHSVPILTITWKESYITQVITTFSIVHLKINKHPNYYRLNTILLEPIKNLNC; encoded by the exons atgTCTAGCAAATTAGAATCTGTTACTAAAACAAAACGTGAACGACAGAGAAATCGacattgtaaaaagaaaataaatgaagaaaaatatgaaaatattgaaccAATTTTGTCAGATTTCTTTAAATTGTCTatacaaaatgaaacaaagcgtttaaaaaggaaaaaaaactttataaaatttattcaagaTAACAGTACAAAAAAATTTCCACAAAATGTGACCAAATCATGTATTTCTGTTGCGGATGAACAAAATAGAGCgaggaaaatgaataaaaaaaatataaacataaaatcaAATGTTTATCCATCTTTACAGAAAGAATctgaaaaactttttatagaaaag GTAAAACCACAACCAAGAAAAAGACATATAACTCCAAgtgaaaaggaaattaatgataagataaaacaagaaaaggataCATTGATACCTATAAAATGCAATATGTTATCACAAAATGGAAAAGCTTCATCAAGTAATTTGTGTGAACAAAAACaagaatctataaaaaaattgcaGAAATTTGTAAAACCTATAAAATTAGAAGACAAATTCCAAAAGTTTATACCAATtactgaaatgaaaaaattattaaaatcacaAGACCCAACAAATTTGAAATACGTAGAAGGTTCTTTGCGTATTAACTCCACATTTGGTACACATGCTTACATAAATATGCCTAATggagaaaatgatttattaattattggtCCATGTGATAGAAACCGTGCTTTTGATGGAGACTTAGTAGTAGCTAgaataaatgaagaagaaaaatggcaCAAAGGTACTAatgaacaaaaacaaaagactGGTACAATTGTTTGTATATTAGAAAGAATACACCCAAGGAAAGCGGTTGGAATTTTAAAGCAATCCGATTCAATAGTATTACTACAACCAAGAGATATCAGAATGCCAAtgattaaaatacatttaaatacactaccagaaatttataatactaaGCCATCtttattcaaagaaattttatttcttgttaaGATTACTGCTTGGAAAAAGCCATCATATGCTATTgg gAAAATTGAACATATACTTGGCACTGCAGGTGATATGGAAGTAGAACTTAATGCTATATTActtgaaaatgatataaacatAGAGCCTTTCAATAAGGAATTATTGAAAGAATTACCATCtgcagaaaatattttgacttCAATGGACattaacgaaagagaagattGGAGGAATGTTTGTATATTCACTATTGATCCTGCGACTGCAGTTGATTTAGATGATGCTGTTTCTTGTACAGTTTTAAAAAATGGAAACTATGag gTAGGAGTACATATTTCAGATGTAAcccattatttaaaatattcttctccATTGGATATGGAAGTTGCTAAACGTGCTACAACAGTATATTTAGTTAATCAAGTTTATCACATGATGCCACAGGAATTATGTAAATTGTGTTCTCTTTTACCTGGTCAAAACAAATTAACCTTTTCTGTTATTTGGGAAATAACACCTGATGCCCAAATCGTAAAACATCATTTTGCAAAAACTATAATTAATTCGTGTTGTCAAATGACATATAAACAAGCTCAAAACATAATTGACAATCCTGAATATCCTAATATTGACGATACATTAGATATAAAGGgaaattttacattatctCAAATCTGTGAagtgattaaaaatttatataatttatctgaACAAATGAGAATTAGAAGATATGCAAATGGTGCTCTTAAAATAGATCAACCAaaattacatatttcatttaatgaaaCATCTGGATTACCTACATCTTATGatattttggaaaatataGACAGCAACAG gCTTATAGAAGAATTCATGTTATTAGCTAATATAACTGTTGCAACTCACTTATATAAAACAATGCCTGAATATGCTTTGCTGAGAAGCCATAGTTATCCTTCCGAACGTTTTCTGACTTTAACTCGAAATCTTCTTCAAAG aaTAGCAAAAAACTGTAATTGGCGCAAATATTACGCAAAACGTGCCGAGGAACAAGTtagagaattatattttacatgtttaataaatataataggaTCAATGACTGTTATTGGTATTGTATTGGATGtcaaacaatattatatagaagCTATTCTATGCGATACTGGAATTAAAGTAAAAGTGgaattaaaggaaataaaaaatagaacaataattgaatataaaattgaacatTCAGTTCCAATATTAACTATAACTTGGAAAGAATCTTATATTACTCAG gTAATAACTACTTTTTCAATAgtacatttaaaaatcaataaacatcctaattattatcgattaaatactATACTTTTAGAACCAATCAAAAATCTTAACTGTTAA
- the LOC124948988 gene encoding DIS3-like exonuclease 2 isoform X1 produces MSSKLESVTKTKRERQRNRHCKKKINEEKYENIEPILSDFFKLSIQNETKRLKRKKNFIKFIQDNSTKKFPQNVTKSCISVADEQNRARKMNKKNINIKSNVYPSLQKESEKLFIEKVKPQPRKRHITPSEKEINDKIKQEKDTLIPIKCNMLSQNGKASSSNLCEQKQESIKKLQKFVKPIKLEDKFQKFIPITEMKKLLKSQDPTNLKYVEGSLRINSTFGTHAYINMPNGENDLLIIGPCDRNRAFDGDLVVARINEEEKWHKGTNEQKQKTGTIVCILERIHPRKAVGILKQSDSIVLLQPRDIRMPMIKIHLNTLPEIYNTKPSLFKEILFLVKITAWKKPSYAIGKIEHILGTAGDMEVELNAILLENDINIEPFNKELLKELPSAENILTSMDINEREDWRNVCIFTIDPATAVDLDDAVSCTVLKNGNYEVGVHISDVTHYLKYSSPLDMEVAKRATTVYLVNQVYHMMPQELCKLCSLLPGQNKLTFSVIWEITPDAQIVKHHFAKTIINSCCQMTYKQAQNIIDNPEYPNIDDTLDIKGNFTLSQICEVIKNLYNLSEQMRIRRYANGALKIDQPKLHISFNETSGLPTSYDILENIDSNRLIEEFMLLANITVATHLYKTMPEYALLRSHSYPSERFLTLTRNLLQRFGIHLDIASSGDLYSSIKRYESCIELESEAYMYLTRYRLMVINNLCLKAMTRAKYRSSKVTQVDDLRHYALNIPYYTHFTSPIRRYPDCVVHRLLHSTISLNVELAQNWSSELCSKIAKNCNWRKYYAKRAEEQVRELYFTCLINIIGSMTVIGIVLDVKQYYIEAILCDTGIKVKVELKEIKNRTIIEYKIEHSVPILTITWKESYITQVITTFSIVHLKINKHPNYYRLNTILLEPIKNLNC; encoded by the exons atgTCTAGCAAATTAGAATCTGTTACTAAAACAAAACGTGAACGACAGAGAAATCGacattgtaaaaagaaaataaatgaagaaaaatatgaaaatattgaaccAATTTTGTCAGATTTCTTTAAATTGTCTatacaaaatgaaacaaagcgtttaaaaaggaaaaaaaactttataaaatttattcaagaTAACAGTACAAAAAAATTTCCACAAAATGTGACCAAATCATGTATTTCTGTTGCGGATGAACAAAATAGAGCgaggaaaatgaataaaaaaaatataaacataaaatcaAATGTTTATCCATCTTTACAGAAAGAATctgaaaaactttttatagaaaag GTAAAACCACAACCAAGAAAAAGACATATAACTCCAAgtgaaaaggaaattaatgataagataaaacaagaaaaggataCATTGATACCTATAAAATGCAATATGTTATCACAAAATGGAAAAGCTTCATCAAGTAATTTGTGTGAACAAAAACaagaatctataaaaaaattgcaGAAATTTGTAAAACCTATAAAATTAGAAGACAAATTCCAAAAGTTTATACCAATtactgaaatgaaaaaattattaaaatcacaAGACCCAACAAATTTGAAATACGTAGAAGGTTCTTTGCGTATTAACTCCACATTTGGTACACATGCTTACATAAATATGCCTAATggagaaaatgatttattaattattggtCCATGTGATAGAAACCGTGCTTTTGATGGAGACTTAGTAGTAGCTAgaataaatgaagaagaaaaatggcaCAAAGGTACTAatgaacaaaaacaaaagactGGTACAATTGTTTGTATATTAGAAAGAATACACCCAAGGAAAGCGGTTGGAATTTTAAAGCAATCCGATTCAATAGTATTACTACAACCAAGAGATATCAGAATGCCAAtgattaaaatacatttaaatacactaccagaaatttataatactaaGCCATCtttattcaaagaaattttatttcttgttaaGATTACTGCTTGGAAAAAGCCATCATATGCTATTgg gAAAATTGAACATATACTTGGCACTGCAGGTGATATGGAAGTAGAACTTAATGCTATATTActtgaaaatgatataaacatAGAGCCTTTCAATAAGGAATTATTGAAAGAATTACCATCtgcagaaaatattttgacttCAATGGACattaacgaaagagaagattGGAGGAATGTTTGTATATTCACTATTGATCCTGCGACTGCAGTTGATTTAGATGATGCTGTTTCTTGTACAGTTTTAAAAAATGGAAACTATGag gTAGGAGTACATATTTCAGATGTAAcccattatttaaaatattcttctccATTGGATATGGAAGTTGCTAAACGTGCTACAACAGTATATTTAGTTAATCAAGTTTATCACATGATGCCACAGGAATTATGTAAATTGTGTTCTCTTTTACCTGGTCAAAACAAATTAACCTTTTCTGTTATTTGGGAAATAACACCTGATGCCCAAATCGTAAAACATCATTTTGCAAAAACTATAATTAATTCGTGTTGTCAAATGACATATAAACAAGCTCAAAACATAATTGACAATCCTGAATATCCTAATATTGACGATACATTAGATATAAAGGgaaattttacattatctCAAATCTGTGAagtgattaaaaatttatataatttatctgaACAAATGAGAATTAGAAGATATGCAAATGGTGCTCTTAAAATAGATCAACCAaaattacatatttcatttaatgaaaCATCTGGATTACCTACATCTTATGatattttggaaaatataGACAGCAACAG gCTTATAGAAGAATTCATGTTATTAGCTAATATAACTGTTGCAACTCACTTATATAAAACAATGCCTGAATATGCTTTGCTGAGAAGCCATAGTTATCCTTCCGAACGTTTTCTGACTTTAACTCGAAATCTTCTTCAAAGGTTTGGAATACACTTAGATATTGCATCTTCTGGAGATTTATATAGTAGTATTAAACGCTATGAATCGTGCATAGAATTGGAATCTGaagcatatatgtatttaacaaGATATAGATTGATggttattaataatctttgtTTGAAAGCAATGACA cgTGCTAAATATCGTTCATCTAAAGTTACGCAAGTAGATGATTTACGGCATTATGCACTAAATATACCATATTATACTCATTTTACTTCTCCTATTCGAAGATATCCTGATTGTGTTGTTCATCGATTACTTCATTCTACTATATCTTTAAATGTAGAACTAGCTCAAAATTGGAGTTCTGAATTATGTTCTAA aaTAGCAAAAAACTGTAATTGGCGCAAATATTACGCAAAACGTGCCGAGGAACAAGTtagagaattatattttacatgtttaataaatataataggaTCAATGACTGTTATTGGTATTGTATTGGATGtcaaacaatattatatagaagCTATTCTATGCGATACTGGAATTAAAGTAAAAGTGgaattaaaggaaataaaaaatagaacaataattgaatataaaattgaacatTCAGTTCCAATATTAACTATAACTTGGAAAGAATCTTATATTACTCAG gTAATAACTACTTTTTCAATAgtacatttaaaaatcaataaacatcctaattattatcgattaaatactATACTTTTAGAACCAATCAAAAATCTTAACTGTTAA
- the LOC124948988 gene encoding DIS3-like exonuclease 2 isoform X3, translated as MLSQNGKASSSNLCEQKQESIKKLQKFVKPIKLEDKFQKFIPITEMKKLLKSQDPTNLKYVEGSLRINSTFGTHAYINMPNGENDLLIIGPCDRNRAFDGDLVVARINEEEKWHKGTNEQKQKTGTIVCILERIHPRKAVGILKQSDSIVLLQPRDIRMPMIKIHLNTLPEIYNTKPSLFKEILFLVKITAWKKPSYAIGKIEHILGTAGDMEVELNAILLENDINIEPFNKELLKELPSAENILTSMDINEREDWRNVCIFTIDPATAVDLDDAVSCTVLKNGNYEVGVHISDVTHYLKYSSPLDMEVAKRATTVYLVNQVYHMMPQELCKLCSLLPGQNKLTFSVIWEITPDAQIVKHHFAKTIINSCCQMTYKQAQNIIDNPEYPNIDDTLDIKGNFTLSQICEVIKNLYNLSEQMRIRRYANGALKIDQPKLHISFNETSGLPTSYDILENIDSNRLIEEFMLLANITVATHLYKTMPEYALLRSHSYPSERFLTLTRNLLQRFGIHLDIASSGDLYSSIKRYESCIELESEAYMYLTRYRLMVINNLCLKAMTRAKYRSSKVTQVDDLRHYALNIPYYTHFTSPIRRYPDCVVHRLLHSTISLNVELAQNWSSELCSKIAKNCNWRKYYAKRAEEQVRELYFTCLINIIGSMTVIGIVLDVKQYYIEAILCDTGIKVKVELKEIKNRTIIEYKIEHSVPILTITWKESYITQVITTFSIVHLKINKHPNYYRLNTILLEPIKNLNC; from the exons ATGTTATCACAAAATGGAAAAGCTTCATCAAGTAATTTGTGTGAACAAAAACaagaatctataaaaaaattgcaGAAATTTGTAAAACCTATAAAATTAGAAGACAAATTCCAAAAGTTTATACCAATtactgaaatgaaaaaattattaaaatcacaAGACCCAACAAATTTGAAATACGTAGAAGGTTCTTTGCGTATTAACTCCACATTTGGTACACATGCTTACATAAATATGCCTAATggagaaaatgatttattaattattggtCCATGTGATAGAAACCGTGCTTTTGATGGAGACTTAGTAGTAGCTAgaataaatgaagaagaaaaatggcaCAAAGGTACTAatgaacaaaaacaaaagactGGTACAATTGTTTGTATATTAGAAAGAATACACCCAAGGAAAGCGGTTGGAATTTTAAAGCAATCCGATTCAATAGTATTACTACAACCAAGAGATATCAGAATGCCAAtgattaaaatacatttaaatacactaccagaaatttataatactaaGCCATCtttattcaaagaaattttatttcttgttaaGATTACTGCTTGGAAAAAGCCATCATATGCTATTgg gAAAATTGAACATATACTTGGCACTGCAGGTGATATGGAAGTAGAACTTAATGCTATATTActtgaaaatgatataaacatAGAGCCTTTCAATAAGGAATTATTGAAAGAATTACCATCtgcagaaaatattttgacttCAATGGACattaacgaaagagaagattGGAGGAATGTTTGTATATTCACTATTGATCCTGCGACTGCAGTTGATTTAGATGATGCTGTTTCTTGTACAGTTTTAAAAAATGGAAACTATGag gTAGGAGTACATATTTCAGATGTAAcccattatttaaaatattcttctccATTGGATATGGAAGTTGCTAAACGTGCTACAACAGTATATTTAGTTAATCAAGTTTATCACATGATGCCACAGGAATTATGTAAATTGTGTTCTCTTTTACCTGGTCAAAACAAATTAACCTTTTCTGTTATTTGGGAAATAACACCTGATGCCCAAATCGTAAAACATCATTTTGCAAAAACTATAATTAATTCGTGTTGTCAAATGACATATAAACAAGCTCAAAACATAATTGACAATCCTGAATATCCTAATATTGACGATACATTAGATATAAAGGgaaattttacattatctCAAATCTGTGAagtgattaaaaatttatataatttatctgaACAAATGAGAATTAGAAGATATGCAAATGGTGCTCTTAAAATAGATCAACCAaaattacatatttcatttaatgaaaCATCTGGATTACCTACATCTTATGatattttggaaaatataGACAGCAACAG gCTTATAGAAGAATTCATGTTATTAGCTAATATAACTGTTGCAACTCACTTATATAAAACAATGCCTGAATATGCTTTGCTGAGAAGCCATAGTTATCCTTCCGAACGTTTTCTGACTTTAACTCGAAATCTTCTTCAAAGGTTTGGAATACACTTAGATATTGCATCTTCTGGAGATTTATATAGTAGTATTAAACGCTATGAATCGTGCATAGAATTGGAATCTGaagcatatatgtatttaacaaGATATAGATTGATggttattaataatctttgtTTGAAAGCAATGACA cgTGCTAAATATCGTTCATCTAAAGTTACGCAAGTAGATGATTTACGGCATTATGCACTAAATATACCATATTATACTCATTTTACTTCTCCTATTCGAAGATATCCTGATTGTGTTGTTCATCGATTACTTCATTCTACTATATCTTTAAATGTAGAACTAGCTCAAAATTGGAGTTCTGAATTATGTTCTAA aaTAGCAAAAAACTGTAATTGGCGCAAATATTACGCAAAACGTGCCGAGGAACAAGTtagagaattatattttacatgtttaataaatataataggaTCAATGACTGTTATTGGTATTGTATTGGATGtcaaacaatattatatagaagCTATTCTATGCGATACTGGAATTAAAGTAAAAGTGgaattaaaggaaataaaaaatagaacaataattgaatataaaattgaacatTCAGTTCCAATATTAACTATAACTTGGAAAGAATCTTATATTACTCAG gTAATAACTACTTTTTCAATAgtacatttaaaaatcaataaacatcctaattattatcgattaaatactATACTTTTAGAACCAATCAAAAATCTTAACTGTTAA
- the LOC124948988 gene encoding DIS3-like exonuclease 2 isoform X4, with the protein MSSKLESVTKTKRERQRNRHCKKKINEEKYENIEPILSDFFKLSIQNETKRLKRKKNFIKFIQDNSTKKFPQNVTKSCISVADEQNRARKMNKKNINIKSNVYPSLQKESEKLFIEKVKPQPRKRHITPSEKEINDKIKQEKDTLIPIKCNMLSQNGKASSSNLCEQKQESIKKLQKFVKPIKLEDKFQKFIPITEMKKLLKSQDPTNLKYVEGSLRINSTFGTHAYINMPNGENDLLIIGPCDRNRAFDGDLVVARINEEEKWHKGTNEQKQKTGTIVCILERIHPRKAVGILKQSDSIVLLQPRDIRMPMIKIHLNTLPEIYNTKPSLFKEILFLVKITAWKKPSYAIGKIEHILGTAGDMEVELNAILLENDINIEPFNKELLKELPSAENILTSMDINEREDWRNVCIFTIDPATAVDLDDAVSCTVLKNGNYEVGVHISDVTHYLKYSSPLDMEVAKRATTVYLVNQVYHMMPQELCKLCSLLPGQNKLTFSVIWEITPDAQIVKHHFAKTIINSCCQMTYKQAQNIIDNPEYPNIDDTLDIKGNFTLSQICEVIKNLYNLSEQMRIRRYANGALKIDQPKLHISFNETSGLPTSYDILENIDSNRIAKNCNWRKYYAKRAEEQVRELYFTCLINIIGSMTVIGIVLDVKQYYIEAILCDTGIKVKVELKEIKNRTIIEYKIEHSVPILTITWKESYITQVITTFSIVHLKINKHPNYYRLNTILLEPIKNLNC; encoded by the exons atgTCTAGCAAATTAGAATCTGTTACTAAAACAAAACGTGAACGACAGAGAAATCGacattgtaaaaagaaaataaatgaagaaaaatatgaaaatattgaaccAATTTTGTCAGATTTCTTTAAATTGTCTatacaaaatgaaacaaagcgtttaaaaaggaaaaaaaactttataaaatttattcaagaTAACAGTACAAAAAAATTTCCACAAAATGTGACCAAATCATGTATTTCTGTTGCGGATGAACAAAATAGAGCgaggaaaatgaataaaaaaaatataaacataaaatcaAATGTTTATCCATCTTTACAGAAAGAATctgaaaaactttttatagaaaag GTAAAACCACAACCAAGAAAAAGACATATAACTCCAAgtgaaaaggaaattaatgataagataaaacaagaaaaggataCATTGATACCTATAAAATGCAATATGTTATCACAAAATGGAAAAGCTTCATCAAGTAATTTGTGTGAACAAAAACaagaatctataaaaaaattgcaGAAATTTGTAAAACCTATAAAATTAGAAGACAAATTCCAAAAGTTTATACCAATtactgaaatgaaaaaattattaaaatcacaAGACCCAACAAATTTGAAATACGTAGAAGGTTCTTTGCGTATTAACTCCACATTTGGTACACATGCTTACATAAATATGCCTAATggagaaaatgatttattaattattggtCCATGTGATAGAAACCGTGCTTTTGATGGAGACTTAGTAGTAGCTAgaataaatgaagaagaaaaatggcaCAAAGGTACTAatgaacaaaaacaaaagactGGTACAATTGTTTGTATATTAGAAAGAATACACCCAAGGAAAGCGGTTGGAATTTTAAAGCAATCCGATTCAATAGTATTACTACAACCAAGAGATATCAGAATGCCAAtgattaaaatacatttaaatacactaccagaaatttataatactaaGCCATCtttattcaaagaaattttatttcttgttaaGATTACTGCTTGGAAAAAGCCATCATATGCTATTgg gAAAATTGAACATATACTTGGCACTGCAGGTGATATGGAAGTAGAACTTAATGCTATATTActtgaaaatgatataaacatAGAGCCTTTCAATAAGGAATTATTGAAAGAATTACCATCtgcagaaaatattttgacttCAATGGACattaacgaaagagaagattGGAGGAATGTTTGTATATTCACTATTGATCCTGCGACTGCAGTTGATTTAGATGATGCTGTTTCTTGTACAGTTTTAAAAAATGGAAACTATGag gTAGGAGTACATATTTCAGATGTAAcccattatttaaaatattcttctccATTGGATATGGAAGTTGCTAAACGTGCTACAACAGTATATTTAGTTAATCAAGTTTATCACATGATGCCACAGGAATTATGTAAATTGTGTTCTCTTTTACCTGGTCAAAACAAATTAACCTTTTCTGTTATTTGGGAAATAACACCTGATGCCCAAATCGTAAAACATCATTTTGCAAAAACTATAATTAATTCGTGTTGTCAAATGACATATAAACAAGCTCAAAACATAATTGACAATCCTGAATATCCTAATATTGACGATACATTAGATATAAAGGgaaattttacattatctCAAATCTGTGAagtgattaaaaatttatataatttatctgaACAAATGAGAATTAGAAGATATGCAAATGGTGCTCTTAAAATAGATCAACCAaaattacatatttcatttaatgaaaCATCTGGATTACCTACATCTTATGatattttggaaaatataGACAGCAACAG aaTAGCAAAAAACTGTAATTGGCGCAAATATTACGCAAAACGTGCCGAGGAACAAGTtagagaattatattttacatgtttaataaatataataggaTCAATGACTGTTATTGGTATTGTATTGGATGtcaaacaatattatatagaagCTATTCTATGCGATACTGGAATTAAAGTAAAAGTGgaattaaaggaaataaaaaatagaacaataattgaatataaaattgaacatTCAGTTCCAATATTAACTATAACTTGGAAAGAATCTTATATTACTCAG gTAATAACTACTTTTTCAATAgtacatttaaaaatcaataaacatcctaattattatcgattaaatactATACTTTTAGAACCAATCAAAAATCTTAACTGTTAA